Proteins encoded together in one Planctopirus ephydatiae window:
- a CDS encoding proline--tRNA ligase has translation MRWSQSFIPTLKENPSDAEIPSHQLMLRAGYVRQLMAGAYTYLPLGWRSIRKIEAIIREEMDATGALEMFMPALQPIDLFERTGRKEAFGNVLINFNIRRQNHQVHLALGPTHEEVVTDLMSRHISSYRQLPMTVYQIQTKFRNEERPRFGVLRTSEFLMKDAYSFHSSVESLSETYQKIYRAYCRIFARCGLEYLPVEAESGPIGGDASHEFMAPAANGEDQIVFCRKTRYAANLERAETGRVRSQVKPVDTALPASEKLHTPNVGSIDALCRLLNCQPTQLIKTLIFLADGEPVAVLLRGDHEANEGKIRRALGAKTLEMADAATVFKVSSAPIGFAGPVGLKCRFVADHDIPQVVPAVVGANAEDYHLANVVLGRDFDLPRTAEGEYETFDLRNAAAGDPSPRGEGTLELVHGIEVGHVFKLGTKYSVSLNATYDDEAATRQPLIMGCYGIGVNRILASMAETKFDDNGLVLPLSIAPYSVVISTIGVNDPAVDEVVNQLEKELTAAGVDLLIDDRDQRPGVKFKDADLIGIPLRVVIGGKGLKEGQVELKWRHLPEASKIPVAGAAGAILEQLATRRKEEAAHVPE, from the coding sequence GTGCGCTGGTCACAGTCTTTCATTCCCACGCTCAAAGAAAATCCTTCGGATGCCGAAATTCCCAGCCACCAGCTCATGCTGCGTGCCGGTTATGTGCGTCAACTGATGGCCGGAGCTTACACCTATTTGCCGCTGGGCTGGCGTTCGATCCGCAAAATTGAAGCCATCATCCGCGAAGAGATGGACGCCACCGGCGCTCTCGAAATGTTCATGCCCGCTCTCCAGCCCATCGATCTCTTCGAGCGGACAGGCCGCAAAGAGGCCTTTGGCAACGTCCTGATCAACTTCAACATTCGCCGGCAGAATCATCAGGTCCATCTGGCACTGGGGCCCACTCACGAAGAAGTCGTGACCGACCTCATGTCGCGTCACATCAGCAGCTACCGCCAGTTACCTATGACGGTCTACCAGATTCAAACCAAATTCCGTAACGAAGAACGGCCACGCTTTGGAGTGTTGCGCACCAGCGAATTCCTCATGAAGGATGCGTACAGCTTCCACTCTTCGGTCGAATCGCTCTCGGAGACTTATCAGAAGATTTATCGTGCTTACTGTCGTATCTTTGCCCGCTGCGGTCTGGAATATCTTCCGGTCGAAGCCGAAAGCGGCCCCATTGGTGGCGATGCCTCTCACGAATTCATGGCCCCTGCTGCCAATGGCGAAGACCAGATCGTCTTCTGCCGCAAGACACGCTACGCCGCCAATCTGGAGCGTGCCGAGACAGGTCGTGTCCGCAGCCAGGTCAAACCAGTTGATACGGCTCTCCCCGCATCGGAAAAACTGCATACTCCCAACGTCGGGAGTATCGATGCCCTGTGCCGCCTGCTGAACTGCCAGCCGACACAACTGATCAAGACCTTGATCTTTCTGGCTGATGGTGAGCCTGTGGCTGTCCTCTTACGAGGCGATCACGAAGCAAACGAAGGGAAGATTCGCCGCGCTCTGGGTGCCAAAACTCTGGAAATGGCCGATGCCGCGACTGTTTTCAAGGTTTCCAGTGCTCCCATTGGCTTTGCCGGGCCTGTGGGTCTGAAGTGCCGCTTTGTGGCCGACCACGATATCCCGCAGGTCGTGCCCGCCGTTGTCGGTGCGAATGCCGAGGATTATCACCTGGCCAACGTCGTCTTGGGGCGAGATTTCGATCTCCCCAGGACGGCTGAAGGTGAGTATGAAACCTTCGACCTGCGCAATGCGGCTGCCGGTGATCCCAGCCCGCGTGGTGAAGGGACTCTCGAACTCGTCCACGGGATCGAAGTGGGCCACGTCTTCAAACTGGGGACGAAATACAGCGTTTCGCTCAATGCCACCTACGACGACGAAGCCGCCACCCGGCAGCCACTCATCATGGGTTGCTATGGCATCGGCGTGAACCGGATTCTCGCCTCGATGGCCGAAACCAAATTTGATGACAATGGTCTTGTCTTACCATTGTCGATTGCTCCGTACTCCGTCGTCATTTCGACGATTGGTGTGAACGATCCGGCTGTCGATGAAGTCGTCAATCAACTGGAAAAAGAACTGACAGCCGCTGGTGTCGATCTGCTCATCGACGACCGCGATCAAAGGCCCGGCGTCAAGTTCAAAGACGCCGACCTGATCGGCATTCCGCTCCGCGTCGTCATTGGTGGAAAGGGATTAAAGGAAGGCCAGGTCGAACTCAAATGGCGCCACCTTCCAGAAGCCAGCAAAATCCCGGTCGCCGGCGCCGCTGGCGCAATTCTCGAACAACTCGCCACCCGCCGAAAAGAAGAAGCCGCCCACGTGCCGGAGTAA
- a CDS encoding glutamate-5-semialdehyde dehydrogenase — protein MSWQAYSQDIGQAARNASVALRNVSPARKTQGVLAIARALRSQSAAILAANAKDIEAAPGFGLNSAAIDRLRLSTDRIEAMARAVEEVAALPDPVGAVIDGSIRPNGLQVQRIRVPLGVVLFIYESRPNVTTDAAALCLKSGNAVILRGGKEAMHSNLCLGEIVQGAVAEAGLPPALVQIVNTPAREVVGELLRLNTLIDVVIPRGGKSLIERVMSEATMPVIKHYDGVCHVYIDASADLDMASRILENSKCQRTGVCNAAECVLVHTAIADKFLPRLGEIMSRRGLEVRGCSKTCSLLPEAQAAQENDYRTEYLDMIISCKVVDSLEQAIGHIEMYGSHHTDCIITDDYSAAQQFVQEVDSAAVMVNASTRFNDGGELGLGAEIGISTDKFHARGPCGLTELTSYKYVVRGAGQIRG, from the coding sequence ATGTCCTGGCAAGCGTACTCACAAGATATTGGTCAAGCGGCACGAAATGCTTCCGTGGCATTGCGGAATGTTTCCCCGGCCCGCAAGACTCAAGGTGTGCTGGCCATTGCCAGAGCCTTACGCAGCCAGTCGGCGGCGATTCTCGCTGCGAATGCGAAAGATATCGAAGCAGCACCTGGCTTTGGACTGAATTCGGCGGCGATTGATCGACTGCGACTTTCGACAGACCGCATCGAGGCGATGGCGCGGGCCGTCGAAGAAGTAGCCGCACTCCCTGATCCTGTCGGAGCTGTGATTGATGGTTCGATTCGGCCAAACGGGCTGCAGGTGCAGCGAATTCGAGTTCCACTGGGCGTGGTACTGTTCATTTACGAATCCCGTCCGAATGTGACGACAGATGCTGCCGCCTTATGCCTGAAGAGCGGGAATGCGGTGATTTTACGGGGTGGCAAAGAGGCTATGCACTCGAACCTGTGCCTGGGTGAAATTGTGCAGGGGGCTGTGGCTGAAGCGGGTTTACCCCCTGCCCTTGTCCAGATTGTCAATACACCAGCCCGGGAAGTGGTCGGAGAACTGCTGCGACTGAACACTCTGATTGATGTGGTGATCCCGCGTGGTGGGAAGTCGCTGATTGAGCGGGTGATGTCAGAAGCGACCATGCCGGTCATCAAGCATTACGACGGCGTTTGCCATGTCTATATCGACGCGAGTGCTGATCTGGATATGGCCAGCCGGATTCTGGAAAACAGCAAATGCCAGCGAACCGGGGTCTGTAATGCGGCCGAATGCGTGCTGGTGCATACAGCGATTGCCGACAAGTTTCTGCCACGACTGGGCGAAATCATGTCCCGGCGCGGGCTCGAAGTGCGTGGGTGCTCGAAAACGTGCTCTTTGTTGCCAGAAGCTCAAGCGGCCCAGGAAAACGATTACCGCACAGAGTATCTGGACATGATCATTTCCTGCAAAGTGGTCGATTCTCTGGAGCAGGCAATTGGACATATCGAGATGTATGGTTCACACCATACCGACTGCATTATTACCGATGATTACTCTGCTGCTCAGCAGTTTGTGCAGGAAGTCGATTCTGCGGCCGTCATGGTCAATGCCAGCACACGGTTTAATGATGGGGGAGAACTGGGCCTGGGGGCGGAAATTGGCATCAGCACCGATAAGTTTCATGCCCGTGGCCCTTGCGGACTAACTGAATTGACGAGTTACAAGTATGTTGTTCGTGGCGCTGGGCAAATCCGCGGCTAA
- the fliM gene encoding flagellar motor switch protein FliM encodes MADVLSQSEVETLLAALDPAPRSNAGAAMSGPALSSTPVRRRENGPQISVYDFKRPERVSKEQMRAFQALHEGFSREFGAALSGMLRAIVEVKLISVDQLTYSEFVFSLENPTCFNLLESKGLEGHLILDLSPSIIFPIVDRLLGGGKESIPSIPSRPLTEIELQLVSRITLLVINGLENAWHNVCSLGLKVTQIESNPQLVQIVPPNEVIVLVSFEITMGEVRGIMNLCIPFNTIEPLSGKFSSDTWSAYQKKGLDPKQRVILEDGLSKAAVKMIVNLAHTRLTARDLAHLAVGDVIMTEHPKEDGLEVVVEGCPMFMAKPGAVKGKKAIRVTGMVAHSRDILREKLQSAADSSTTKTMPTVTEPKTNPPKPRT; translated from the coding sequence ATGGCCGATGTACTCAGCCAGTCGGAAGTAGAGACACTGCTGGCAGCACTCGATCCTGCTCCACGCAGTAATGCTGGAGCTGCCATGAGCGGCCCGGCACTCAGTTCGACACCGGTCCGTCGGCGAGAAAATGGGCCGCAGATCAGCGTCTACGATTTCAAGCGTCCCGAGCGTGTCAGTAAAGAACAGATGCGGGCGTTTCAGGCATTGCACGAAGGTTTCAGCCGGGAGTTTGGCGCTGCACTTTCGGGGATGCTGCGAGCGATTGTGGAAGTCAAACTGATCAGCGTGGATCAATTGACTTACAGCGAGTTTGTCTTCAGCCTGGAGAACCCCACCTGCTTTAATCTCCTCGAATCAAAAGGTCTGGAAGGACATCTGATTCTGGATTTGAGTCCTTCGATCATCTTTCCGATTGTCGATCGTCTCTTAGGTGGTGGGAAAGAAAGCATCCCGAGCATTCCCAGTCGGCCACTGACTGAAATTGAACTGCAACTGGTTTCCCGGATCACATTGCTGGTGATCAATGGTCTTGAAAACGCCTGGCATAACGTGTGCAGCCTGGGTTTAAAGGTCACGCAGATCGAGAGCAACCCTCAACTGGTGCAGATCGTGCCTCCCAACGAAGTGATTGTGCTGGTCAGTTTTGAGATCACGATGGGTGAAGTTCGCGGCATCATGAACCTGTGTATCCCGTTCAATACGATCGAGCCACTTTCCGGAAAATTCTCTTCGGACACATGGTCGGCCTATCAGAAGAAGGGACTCGATCCCAAACAGCGAGTGATTCTGGAAGACGGGCTTTCCAAGGCCGCCGTCAAAATGATTGTGAATCTGGCACACACTCGACTCACGGCGCGAGACCTGGCTCATCTGGCTGTGGGCGATGTGATCATGACTGAACACCCCAAAGAAGATGGGTTGGAAGTGGTGGTCGAGGGCTGCCCGATGTTTATGGCGAAGCCCGGTGCCGTGAAGGGGAAAAAGGCCATTCGCGTCACGGGAATGGTGGCCCACAGCCGAGATATTTTGCGGGAAAAGCTGCAAAGTGCCGCAGATTCATCGACCACTAAAACGATGCCAACTGTCACTGAACCGAAAACCAATCCACCCAAGCCGCGGACCTGA
- the infC gene encoding translation initiation factor IF-3, whose translation METTHRINDQIRLSPIRVVDHEGKMLGVIPTSEAMRVALEVGMDLVEVAPGERPPVCRIMDYGKFKYEQKKKHANSAKQHQVQIKEIRLRPKTGEHDIEFKVKQAKEFLSQKDKVKLNIIFRGRENAHHDRGKEILANIIQQLAEHCKVEQMPKLEGGRNMIAVLAPKT comes from the coding sequence ATCGAAACGACGCATCGTATTAATGATCAGATTCGACTTTCCCCAATTCGGGTGGTTGATCACGAAGGGAAAATGCTGGGAGTCATTCCCACCTCGGAAGCCATGCGTGTGGCCCTGGAAGTTGGTATGGATCTCGTTGAGGTCGCTCCTGGCGAGCGTCCTCCAGTCTGCCGAATCATGGATTACGGCAAGTTCAAGTATGAACAGAAGAAAAAACACGCAAATTCGGCCAAGCAGCATCAGGTGCAGATTAAGGAAATCCGTCTCCGCCCTAAAACTGGTGAACACGACATCGAGTTTAAGGTGAAGCAGGCGAAGGAATTTCTGTCCCAAAAAGACAAAGTGAAGCTGAATATCATCTTTCGTGGTCGTGAAAATGCGCATCACGATCGCGGCAAAGAAATTCTCGCGAACATTATCCAGCAGTTGGCAGAGCACTGTAAAGTGGAGCAGATGCCCAAACTGGAAGGTGGACGCAACATGATTGCCGTACTGGCTCCCAAGACATAA
- the rpmI gene encoding 50S ribosomal protein L35, whose protein sequence is MTKQKTHKGMLKRFKVTASGKAKHRSAYRGHLLSHKSGNRKRHLRLDNVVTGPNAKNIIEGLRPIL, encoded by the coding sequence ATGACTAAGCAAAAGACCCACAAGGGAATGCTCAAGCGGTTCAAAGTCACGGCGAGTGGCAAGGCCAAGCACAGAAGTGCATACCGCGGGCACCTTTTGTCTCACAAGAGTGGTAATCGTAAGCGTCACCTCCGTCTTGATAACGTGGTGACAGGCCCGAATGCCAAGAACATCATTGAAGGTCTCCGGCCAATTCTCTAA
- the rplT gene encoding 50S ribosomal protein L20, producing the protein MRISFAVARHKSHKRLFREARGQVGGRSKQIRLVKETVVRNRCFAFRDRRARKRDFRSLWITRITAAAQMRGLSYSRFINGMDLAGIKLNRKSLSELAIHHPAVFDEVANLVKAALQKNNVNFGRKLAAV; encoded by the coding sequence ATGCGTATCAGTTTTGCAGTTGCCCGCCATAAATCTCACAAACGACTTTTCCGCGAAGCTCGCGGTCAGGTTGGTGGTCGTAGTAAGCAGATTCGTCTGGTGAAAGAAACAGTGGTTCGTAACCGCTGCTTCGCTTTCCGTGACCGTCGCGCCCGCAAGCGTGACTTCCGCTCTTTGTGGATTACTCGTATTACAGCCGCAGCTCAAATGCGTGGGCTGTCTTACAGCCGATTCATCAACGGGATGGATCTTGCAGGGATCAAGCTCAATCGCAAGTCTCTCAGCGAGCTGGCGATTCATCACCCAGCTGTGTTCGACGAAGTGGCCAATCTCGTGAAGGCTGCACTGCAGAAGAACAATGTCAATTTTGGTCGCAAGCTGGCTGCTGTCTAA
- the pheS gene encoding phenylalanine--tRNA ligase subunit alpha — protein sequence MSTAYEAFQVFEQEATAAIEAARNVADLEQVRILFLGKSKGRLKDLQSELGKATPAEKPAIGQAFNDMKMRVTQLFDARVEVLSRPESQPRDFDVTLPGILPRLGREHPITQTIEEFKEIIGRFGFTVDDGPELEDEYHNFDALNIPKDHPARDPLDNFYLAAAKTANGQPILLRSQTSTVQIRVMERTQPPVRIVSVGRVYRPDEIDRTHHQMFHQMEGLMVGEGVTMATLKSVLKMFAAAYLGEDVEIRFRPSFFPFTEPSVEVDVRWRDGWLELGGAGMVDPQVLENVGYDPEKITGFAFGLGIARFCMLRHGIDDIRLFYENDLRFLKQF from the coding sequence ATGAGTACAGCCTACGAGGCCTTCCAGGTCTTTGAACAAGAGGCAACCGCAGCGATTGAAGCGGCACGAAATGTGGCTGATCTTGAGCAGGTACGCATCCTCTTTCTCGGGAAAAGCAAAGGGCGATTGAAAGACCTGCAGAGTGAACTGGGGAAAGCGACTCCCGCGGAAAAACCGGCCATTGGCCAGGCCTTTAATGATATGAAAATGCGGGTCACTCAATTGTTTGATGCCCGGGTGGAAGTGCTTTCTCGTCCGGAGAGCCAGCCTCGAGATTTTGATGTCACGTTGCCGGGAATTCTTCCCAGGTTAGGGCGGGAACATCCAATAACCCAGACGATTGAAGAATTCAAAGAGATCATCGGTCGCTTCGGGTTCACTGTCGATGATGGCCCCGAGCTGGAAGACGAATATCACAATTTCGATGCGCTCAACATTCCCAAGGATCACCCCGCACGGGATCCGCTCGATAACTTCTACCTGGCGGCTGCCAAAACAGCGAATGGCCAGCCCATCCTTCTGCGAAGTCAGACGTCGACTGTCCAGATTCGAGTGATGGAACGAACTCAGCCACCCGTCAGAATTGTCTCTGTGGGCCGCGTTTATCGGCCGGATGAAATCGATCGCACCCACCACCAGATGTTCCATCAGATGGAAGGACTCATGGTCGGCGAAGGGGTCACCATGGCCACTCTCAAGAGTGTGCTCAAGATGTTCGCGGCCGCTTATCTGGGTGAGGATGTCGAGATCCGCTTCCGCCCATCATTCTTCCCGTTCACGGAACCATCGGTCGAAGTCGATGTCCGCTGGCGAGACGGCTGGCTGGAACTCGGTGGTGCCGGGATGGTCGATCCACAGGTTCTCGAAAATGTCGGTTACGATCCTGAAAAAATCACCGGCTTTGCGTTTGGATTAGGGATTGCCCGCTTCTGCATGCTGCGCCACGGCATCGACGATATTCGACTTTTCTATGAAAACGACCTGCGTTTCCTGAAGCAATTTTAG
- a CDS encoding vWA domain-containing protein, with protein sequence MHFLSQRQWSRLVLCTLLSGSVAIPLSGAPLSWADEKATNPAGAANARISRPVATTAGDQQGVRAQVFQQADADGTTYSAIALRGKNLAPVAGPQELVVLVDTSASQVGAYRQGSIELVSELLKSLPQEVTVRVAAVDVGVESLMGDFASSTTPAAVSAVQQLKMRTPLGATNLPAALDEVSGWFTQKGPRHILYIGDGHSTAEYVSIERFQTTLRQLEKQQVAVHSYVLGPKFNGKLIGSLAQQTGGALWCLPSATPAADAPQVAASITAPILRVEEFQVEGDAAFELIPARGLPLRSDRETVYLGRGTIHGEELTIRGEVAGRAVNEKYDLAPSSAHAAFLPAFVRQVISEKGVTNSLAGLEALGLASSEFEEGSRLLAARAEKASREGDRQVLAQLAAQAKVLSVQSAAIERLVAAPQDATAAEAPMVERTVPGQGPSLLDEREQLIRVQAEKLRQQVSSTVQFARSAVDSGAALDELKRSLTAVRSAIDINAEERVRLERVLGSEILATTNRIEKENLDRVRNLERSAQLEAQQRLVEQSVLDDERLANLIDRIRALMNAGWHGDDAAFSEAEAVARVAVDLEPNSGAAAAALFNAEAATQLRRVFRLRARRADMFLETLYQVELSHVPFPDEPPIVFPPAEVWKALSERRKRYQSVDLRQNSPNEQKILSALDQPTEVEFIDTSLKDALDFIEDLHKIEIWINEAKIMEEGIAIDQPVNLQLSGVSLRSALRLMLEPLQLTYVIRNEVMEITTLTDAETALSTRVYPVADLVIPIQSFFGAGGLGGGNNGQQNGGQQNGLGGQGNQGGQQGFGGGGGGNFFSLPVEQLKKNQTR encoded by the coding sequence ATGCATTTCCTCTCTCAGCGTCAGTGGTCACGACTGGTGCTCTGCACACTCCTCAGCGGTTCGGTAGCCATTCCTCTCTCAGGGGCGCCTCTCTCATGGGCGGATGAGAAAGCCACCAATCCTGCAGGTGCTGCCAATGCCCGCATTTCCCGGCCAGTCGCCACGACTGCTGGCGACCAGCAGGGAGTTCGCGCACAGGTCTTTCAGCAGGCAGATGCTGATGGGACGACTTACTCGGCAATTGCCTTGCGAGGGAAAAATCTCGCTCCGGTAGCAGGCCCGCAAGAACTGGTTGTTCTGGTCGATACTTCGGCGAGCCAGGTGGGTGCCTATCGTCAGGGTAGCATCGAACTGGTGAGCGAATTGCTCAAATCGCTTCCTCAAGAAGTCACAGTCAGGGTGGCTGCCGTCGATGTGGGTGTCGAATCCCTCATGGGTGATTTCGCATCCTCGACGACACCGGCCGCCGTTTCGGCTGTTCAACAGTTGAAGATGCGAACACCTCTGGGAGCCACCAATCTTCCAGCGGCTCTGGATGAAGTCTCTGGCTGGTTCACCCAAAAAGGGCCTCGACATATTCTTTATATTGGCGATGGCCATAGCACTGCCGAGTATGTTTCGATCGAACGATTTCAGACGACTTTGCGCCAGTTGGAGAAGCAGCAGGTCGCTGTTCACAGCTATGTCCTCGGGCCTAAATTCAACGGCAAATTGATTGGCTCACTCGCTCAGCAGACGGGTGGAGCCCTATGGTGCCTGCCTTCAGCCACACCAGCGGCTGATGCCCCACAAGTCGCTGCCTCGATTACAGCACCCATCCTGCGAGTTGAAGAGTTTCAGGTTGAAGGTGATGCCGCTTTTGAACTCATTCCGGCCCGCGGCCTGCCACTCAGGTCTGATCGCGAGACTGTTTATCTCGGCCGTGGAACAATTCATGGCGAAGAACTGACAATCCGTGGCGAAGTGGCCGGTCGGGCTGTCAACGAGAAATATGACTTGGCTCCATCCTCCGCCCATGCGGCATTCCTGCCCGCCTTTGTGCGACAGGTGATTTCGGAAAAAGGTGTTACGAATTCATTGGCAGGGCTCGAAGCTTTGGGCCTGGCCAGCAGTGAGTTTGAAGAAGGGAGCCGATTGCTGGCAGCCCGGGCCGAAAAAGCCTCACGCGAAGGTGATCGCCAGGTTCTCGCACAACTCGCTGCCCAGGCCAAAGTCCTTTCCGTTCAAAGTGCTGCCATTGAACGTCTGGTCGCGGCTCCTCAGGATGCTACTGCCGCCGAAGCACCGATGGTTGAACGAACTGTTCCAGGCCAGGGGCCATCACTGCTCGACGAGCGGGAACAACTGATTCGAGTTCAAGCCGAGAAGTTACGGCAGCAGGTCAGTTCGACAGTACAGTTTGCCCGTTCAGCCGTTGATTCTGGAGCCGCACTCGATGAACTGAAGCGATCACTGACTGCCGTTCGGTCTGCTATTGATATTAATGCTGAAGAGCGTGTGCGTCTCGAGCGCGTTCTTGGCTCGGAAATTCTGGCCACGACGAATCGCATTGAAAAAGAGAATCTGGATCGCGTTCGCAATCTGGAACGATCGGCCCAACTCGAGGCTCAGCAGCGTCTTGTGGAACAATCGGTTCTCGATGATGAACGCCTCGCCAATCTGATTGATCGTATTCGTGCTCTGATGAACGCGGGATGGCACGGTGATGATGCCGCCTTCTCGGAAGCTGAGGCTGTTGCCCGAGTCGCGGTGGATCTGGAACCCAATAGTGGTGCAGCCGCAGCGGCCCTGTTCAATGCCGAAGCAGCCACACAATTACGCCGGGTGTTCCGTCTGCGGGCTCGCCGAGCGGATATGTTCCTGGAAACACTCTACCAGGTTGAACTCTCGCACGTGCCATTCCCGGATGAACCTCCGATTGTCTTCCCACCAGCCGAAGTCTGGAAGGCATTGAGCGAACGACGCAAGCGTTACCAGTCGGTCGACCTGAGGCAGAACAGCCCGAACGAACAAAAGATTTTGTCGGCTCTGGATCAGCCTACGGAAGTGGAATTCATCGATACCTCTTTGAAGGACGCATTGGACTTCATCGAAGATCTTCACAAGATCGAGATCTGGATCAATGAAGCCAAGATCATGGAAGAGGGGATCGCGATTGATCAACCCGTGAATCTGCAGCTTTCAGGTGTCAGTCTGCGAAGTGCACTCCGGCTGATGCTGGAACCTCTGCAGCTCACTTATGTGATTCGTAACGAAGTGATGGAGATCACCACACTGACCGATGCCGAAACCGCACTTTCCACCCGAGTCTATCCGGTCGCTGACCTGGTGATCCCGATTCAATCGTTCTTTGGTGCCGGTGGTTTAGGTGGTGGGAACAATGGCCAGCAGAACGGTGGCCAGCAGAATGGTCTCGGCGGACAAGGCAATCAGGGTGGACAGCAGGGCTTTGGTGGCGGTGGAGGCGGAAACTTCTTCAGTCTGCCTGTTGAGCAACTAAAAAAAAACCAGACCCGATAA
- a CDS encoding Hpt domain-containing protein, whose protein sequence is MQPVRSEYVSDPDYEELIAEFVAVMPERISELELVLGQKAHDELKRKAHQLKGAGGGYGFPELSLLAAQVESACRENRTDDILELTAELISYLRRISV, encoded by the coding sequence ATGCAACCTGTTCGCTCTGAATATGTGTCTGATCCCGACTATGAGGAATTGATCGCTGAATTTGTGGCAGTGATGCCGGAGCGGATTTCGGAACTGGAACTGGTGCTGGGGCAAAAAGCCCACGATGAACTGAAGCGGAAGGCGCACCAGCTCAAAGGGGCTGGTGGTGGTTATGGATTCCCGGAGTTGAGCCTGCTGGCTGCTCAGGTGGAATCGGCCTGCCGGGAAAATCGGACGGATGACATTCTGGAGCTGACAGCCGAATTGATTTCCTACTTGCGGCGAATTTCAGTCTGA
- a CDS encoding LptF/LptG family permease — MPLLQRYILVDLLKVFAVSAAGFTLLLVFAGVYVEAKEHGLGPMQILQILPFIIPTLLPFTIPTALLLTVCVVYGRLSGDQEIIAAKAAGIHIISVLWPAFLLGVVLSIFTLVITDQMIPWSMKRIQRTIAMAVEDIFFDVLKAQNQLNLRDQGLSITVMDVRDRTLYMPTFRYMRGNKPVTVQAKEARLRFDLDRDVVVMEFKDGYISLPDDANTRVRFRYDAREFPLPNRSQKAKSRDMTSREILAETRAMATGDATATRQLAIEAALILASGDFDRFGEKEFAVSRYQVDEERNRSMKLTTELHNRISMAFGCFFFVLVGAPFAVYMAKNQFLTSFLFCFVPILVVYYPLSMMAQNLSKVGKVDPSWAVWLPNGALTLGFLYIIRQLARN, encoded by the coding sequence ATGCCGCTGCTGCAGCGATACATCCTGGTCGATTTACTGAAGGTGTTCGCCGTCAGTGCTGCGGGCTTTACGCTTTTGCTCGTCTTTGCCGGGGTTTATGTTGAGGCCAAGGAACATGGCCTGGGGCCTATGCAGATCCTGCAGATCCTCCCCTTTATCATTCCCACACTGCTTCCCTTCACGATTCCAACGGCACTGCTTCTGACGGTTTGCGTCGTTTACGGCCGACTATCGGGTGATCAGGAAATCATCGCTGCGAAAGCGGCCGGCATTCATATCATCTCCGTCCTCTGGCCGGCATTTCTGCTGGGTGTGGTACTCAGTATCTTCACGCTCGTCATCACCGACCAGATGATTCCGTGGTCGATGAAGCGTATCCAGCGAACCATCGCAATGGCTGTCGAAGACATTTTTTTCGATGTCCTCAAAGCCCAGAACCAGTTGAATCTACGCGATCAAGGGCTCTCGATTACCGTCATGGATGTCCGCGACCGTACCCTTTACATGCCCACATTCCGGTACATGCGTGGCAATAAACCGGTCACTGTGCAGGCCAAAGAGGCCAGGCTCCGCTTTGATCTGGACCGTGATGTCGTCGTCATGGAATTCAAAGATGGTTACATCAGCCTTCCGGATGATGCCAATACGCGTGTTCGCTTCCGCTATGATGCACGCGAATTCCCCCTGCCAAATCGCAGTCAGAAGGCTAAATCCCGAGATATGACATCCCGGGAAATTCTGGCAGAAACGCGAGCGATGGCCACAGGCGATGCCACAGCCACCCGCCAACTGGCTATTGAGGCCGCTCTAATTCTGGCATCCGGCGATTTTGATCGTTTTGGGGAAAAAGAGTTTGCTGTCAGTCGCTATCAGGTCGACGAAGAACGCAACCGCAGCATGAAACTGACCACTGAACTTCACAACCGCATTTCCATGGCATTTGGCTGTTTTTTCTTCGTGCTGGTTGGTGCACCATTTGCCGTCTACATGGCCAAGAACCAGTTTCTGACCAGTTTTCTCTTCTGTTTTGTTCCGATCCTGGTCGTCTATTACCCACTCTCCATGATGGCTCAAAATCTGAGCAAAGTCGGCAAGGTCGATCCCTCATGGGCGGTCTGGCTCCCCAATGGTGCTCTCACCTTGGGATTCCTCTACATCATTCGACAACTAGCCCGCAATTAA